GAAATCCCGCCCTGCCACATCGCGCCGGCAGGGTGGCTCGTGATCGCCACCCTCAACCTCCCCTGGAAGGAGGCGATCGGTCCAGAGTGCCAACTCTACATCGCGGACGACCTGCCCCTGGCCCTCCTGGGCGGCGAGGATGACGCTGCCCTGGGTCCACGGCTGGAGGTCGCCATGACGACCCTGTACGCTTCGGAACTGTTCTTCGACCTGTTGTCGGGCGAGGGCGACTACTCGCCGGAGGATCTGGACGACCACTACGCGGTGATGGAGAGGCGGTCCGAGGAAGCCCGAACACTCATGCATGCGTGGGCGCAGGAGGCGAGCCCAGCCCTCGGCTCCCCCCTCCTGTCGGCTGACAGAGATACGGTGCGCTGGGACCTGCCGCAACTCAGCGTCGCCCTCCGCGTCACCCAGGAGGACAAGGAACTGCCTGTCGAGGTGCAGCTCATCCTGACGCCACCCGCCGACGACCGTCTCGGCCCTACTGTTTGAAGCCGTGCGGATGGGACTTGTGCCAGTTCCACGCGGTCTGCACGATCTCCTGCAGGTCCGTGAACTGCGGGGTGAAGCCCAGGTCACGCACGATCTTCGTGGCGTCCGCCACCAGCCGCGGCGGATCGCCCGCCCGGCGCGGCGCGATCTCGCGCTTCAGCGGCGTCCCCGTCACCGCGTCCACGGCGTCCAGCACCTGCTTCACCGAGAAGCCGTGGCCCAGACCGACGTTGTACGTGGCGGCCTCCTGCGTGCCTGCTCCCAGCGCCTCCACGGCCAGCACGTGCGCGTCCGCCAGGTCCTGCACGTGGACGTAATCCCGGATGCACGTGCCGTCCGGCGTGGGGTAGTCCTCGCCGAAGATCATCATCTTCTCGCGCTGCCCCAGCGCCGTCAGGCACGCCAGTTCGATCAGGTGCGTCTGGTTGGCGTGCGCCTCCCCGATGTCCCCGGCGGGAGACGCCCCGCAGACGTTGAAGTACCGCAGGATGGTGTACGGCAGGCCGTGTGCCGCCCCGAAGGCGTGGATCATGCGCTCGGTCATCAGTTTGGACTCGCCGTACACGCTCTCGGGCTGCATGGCGGCGTTCTCGGGGATCGGCACGGCGTCGGTGGTGCCGTACACGGCCGCCGTGGAACTGAACACCAGCGGAATTTTGCGGGTCTCCACGATGCCCTGAAGCAGATTCAGGCTGCCGACCACGTTGTTGCGGTAGTAGCGGCCGGGCGCGCGCATACTCTCGCCCACCTCGATCAGGGCGGCGAAATGGACGACCGCGTCCGGCTGGGTGCGGATCAGGGTGTCCTTGACGGCGCCGGCGTCCAGCAGGTCGGCGCGGACGAGTTCCACGTCGGCCGGGAGCGCCTCCGGGTGCCCGCTGGAAAGGTTGTCCAGTACCACGACCTCGTGTCCGGCACGCCGCAGTTGCCGCACCGTGTGCGACCCGATGTACCCTGCTCCGCCTACCACCAGGATCTTCATAAATCCAGGCTAGCAGGCGGACGGAGGGAGGCTACGCAGGCTGACCAGCGGGCGTCAGTTCTGAGGCCCGGCTGGATGCCGTTTACGCATCCACGCCGATGACGTCCGTCACGCTACTCATGCCGTCGCGCTCCAGCAGACGCGCCAGGCCCCGGTTCAGGTCGCGCACCAGGCCCGGACCGCGGTAGATCAGCGCGGAGTACACCTCGACCAGGGCGGCGCCGGCCCGCAGCTTGTCGTAGGCGTCCTGGGCGCTGAAGATGCCGCCCACACCCACCAGCGGGATGCGCCCGCGCGTGATCCGGTACGCGCCGCGCACGAGGTCGGTCGAGCGCCGCGTGAGGGGTCGGCCGCTCAGACCGCCCGCCTCCGCGCGGTGGGGGTGCGTGAGGCCGTCGCGGCTCAGGGTCGTGTTGCTGACGATCACGCCCTGTGCGCCCGCGTCCAGCGCGGCCTGCACGCTCGCCCCGAAGTCGTCGGGGTGCAGGTCCGGCGCGAGCTTGACCAGCACCGGCGGGCGCCGCAGCGTCCGGACGCGCCCGGCGTCGACCTCGGCCACGACGGCGCGCAGCAGCAGCGCGAGGTCGTCTGCCGCCTGGAGGGCCCGCAGCCCCGGCGTGTTCGGGCTGCTGACGTTCACCACGAAGGCGTCCGCGACCTCCTGAAGGGTCCGCACGCACGTCAGGTAGTCGGATGTGGCGTCCTCGTTGGGCGTGACCTTGTTCTTCCCGATGTTCACCCAGATCGGCACCGGGCGCGTGCCCAGGGCGGCCAGCCGGCCGTGCAGCGCCCCGGCACCGTCGTTGTTGAAGCCCATGCGGTTGATCAGCGCGTCGTCCGGCGGCAGGCGGAACAGGCGCGGGCGGTCGTTGCCGGGCTGCGCCAGCGGGGTCACGGTGCCCACCTCCAGGAAGCCGAAGCCCAGCGCCCCGAAGGCCGGCACCGCCACGCCGTTCTTGTCCAGACCCGCCGCGAGGCCCACCGGCGACGCGTAGGACTGCCCCCACACGGTCTGGGCCAGCCGCGCGTCGGCTGGGGCGGTCACGGCGCGTGCCAGGGCGGGCCAGCCGGGCACCCGCGAGGCCTGCTCCAGCAGGTCCAGGGTGAGGTGGTGGGCGCGTTCCGCGTCCAGGCGGAACAGCAGCGGCTTGGCGAGCGAGGCGTACATCGCCCGTCAGGATAGTGCGGGGGTCGTGCGCCGGCTCACAGACGCGTGAACGCGGGTTCGATCTGCACCAGACGCGCGTGCTGCTGCGTCTCGCTCTCCACGATCAGGTCGGCCAGGGTAGTGCCGCCCAGCACGTCGCGCAGGGCGGTGTCCACCCGCTGCCACAGGCCCTGCGTGCCGCACACGTTCTGGCTGTTGCAGGTGTGGTCGTCCTCCACGCACGACACCGGGGCGATGGAGCCCTCCATGGCCGTGACCACGTCGTAGGCGTTGATCTCGGCGGCGGGCCGGGACAGGCGGTAGCCGCCGTGTGCGCCGCGCGTGCTGCGGATGAACCCGGCGCGGCGCAGGTTGCTGGCGATCTGTTCCAGGTAGTGCTGGCTGATGCCCTGGCGCTCCGAGACGTCCTTGAGCGGTACGGGCTGTCCACCGTGCCGGCCGATCTCGACCAGGGCGCGCAGGCCGTACTGTGCTTTGGTGGACACCCACATGCCCGGCAGTCTAGCGCGGAAATCCGGGCGAAGTGTAAGGATTTCCCCGGCGGCCCGTGAAGGCGGGAGACGCGAAAGCGGCGGACACGAGATCGTCCGCCGCTCCTGCATGCGCTGTCAGTGACCGGTGCGTTCGCTCTGGAGCTGGCCGCGGCCCACGGCATCTTCCAGGCGCACGGCGCCGTGGCGGCGCATCAGGCTCAGGGCCTCGTCGGTGCGGGCGCCGCCGGGATCGCGGGCGATCACCATGGTGTGTCCGCTGCGCAGCGCCGCCTGGAAGCGCTCGGCCTGCGCGGCCGGCACGCCCATGGTGCGCAGCAGCTTCACGTAATCGCCGTGGTCGCTGCCGGCCAGCGCGCCGAACAGCCCACCCAGCGCCGCGCCGCCGATCACGCCGAACAGCATGCCCAGCACGCCGCCGTGCGAGTACACGCGCGTGGCCGGAATGATCACCAGCAGCAGCCAGATCGGCACGGTCATGACCAGACCGCCCACCACGCCGATGACCGCGCCCCGGATCACGCTGCCGGTGCCGCCGGGCGCGCCCGCCTCGGGGCTCACGCCGGTCGCCTGCGCGATGGTGTCCTCGGCGACCACGTCGGACAGGGCAAAGCCCAGGTGATCACGCTGGAAGCCGCGCGTCTTCAGGGCCTCCAGCGCCTGCTGGGCCTGACCGGGTTCACGGAAGAGGGCAACGACGCTTTCCATATCCTGACGTTGTAGCACGGCGCGCGCCCGTGTTGGAGGGAGAACGTCCCGCCGGCGCCGCCCGCGCGCAGCGCGTCAAGACGGTCAGGGCCGGTACGTTTGCCTTGAGGCCGTTTCCTATACTGCCAGCATGACCATCGGGGCAGCGCTGGGCGTGCCGGATGCCGCGTTCGAAACGCGGCTGCGGGACGTGCTGCGCTCGAGGGTGGAGTTCATCGAGCTGATCGGCGAGGATCTGGTCGCAGCCGGCGGCAAGCGCACCCGGCCCCTGATCACGTACCTGTCCGCGCAGGTGCTGGGCGCCGCGCCGCACGGTCCGGCGTGGGCACACGTGGTGGACCTGGGCGTGTGCGTGGAACTGCTGCACTCGGCGTCGCTGCTGCACGATGACCTGATCGACGACGCCGATACCCGCCGCGGTCACCAGGCGGCGTTCCGACGCTTCGGGAACGTGGTGAGCGTGATGAGCGGGGACTTCATGCTCTCGCGGCTGCTGATGCTGCTTGCGGACATGCCGGGCGGCGCGAGCCTCACGCGGATCTTCGGCGAGACGGCCAGCGTGATCTGCGAGGGCGAGGTGCTGCAGTTCCAGGTGGCGGCGTACCAGGACTACACGCTGGAGCACTATCTCAACGTCATCCACGGCAAGACCGCAGCCCTGGCGCAGCTGGCGGCGCGTGGGCCGGCCCTGCTGCTGGGCGCTTCGCCGGAGCAGGAGCGGGCCCTGGCGATCTTCGGGCGCGAGTACGGCATGGCCTTCCAGATGCAGGACGATCTGCTCGACCTCGCGGGCGAGGAAGCGGTGATCGGCAAGCCGGTGGGCGGCGACCTGCGCGAGGGCAAAGCCACCCTGCCACTGCTGTACCTGCTGGACGGCCCGCACGGCGCCGAGGTGCGGACCGTGCTGGAACGCCGCGCCGCGCAGGACGGCGATGTCGAGCGGGTACGGGCACTGGCCGCGCAGGAGGGCGTGGTGCTGCGGACCCGTGATGAGATCCGCCGCCGCGCCGCACTGGCCGTGGACGCCCTGGCGGTCTTCCCGCCCTCCGAGGCGCGTGACGAGCTGGAGCGCCTGGCCGTCCGAGAGATCGAACGCGCCCGCTGACCGTTCCAGTATCCAGGCCGTCCAGGGGAACCGGACGGCTCTTTTCATTCGCCAGGTGAACGGCCAGCCGGCAAACCGGAATCCTGCTGGAACCGCTTCCCAATTTTTCGCGTGTTCAACGGCATTTCGTGGGGTTGACGCCACCTGTCCGCGCGGTGAGGATGTGGGCGGCCCCACGTCCCACCCGGTGTAGGAGCACACCACCCATCCGAAGGGGCCGGCACGTCCCGATGAAGTTGTCTATGCGTGTATGCTCCGGAAGACAGGACATTCCACCCCGCCGCGCCCCGGTGGCGCGGCCCGCGAAGGAGACCAGCGAATGCGGGCATCAGGACTCAACTGGCAGGGCCTCATGGAACAGCTCCAGATGGCCCTGCCCCATTGCGACGTGACCGACCAGTCGCTCGCGTACTTCAAGTACCCCAGGCGCACCGTCAGCCTGAACCTGCCGGTGCGCATGGACGACGGCAACGTGCGGATGTTCCGCGCGTACCGCAGCGTGCACAACACCTCGCGCGGCCCCAGCATGGGCGGCGTGCGGCTGCGCTCGGGCATCGGCGCGCATGAGTGCGAGGTGCTCGCCGCGATCATGACCCTCAAGGCCGCCGTGGCCGATCTGCCGCTGGGCGGCGCCAAGGGCGGCATCGACGTCGACCCCGGCAGCATCAGCGCCCACGAACTTCAGGGTCTGGTGCGGCGCTACGCCAGCGAACTCGTGGAATTCGTCGGCCCCGGCACCGACATCCTGGCGCCCGATATCGGCAGCGACGAGCAGGTCATGGCGTGGATTCTCGACGCCTACGCCGAGAACACGGGCGAGACCATCAGCGGCGTGGTGGTCGGCAAGCCCCTGCCGCTGGGCGGCAGTTACGGTAGCAAGGACGCCCGTGGCCGCAGCGCCGCGCTGGTCACCGGCCGCATCCTGGAACGAGACGGCCGCAGCCTGAACCGCGCCCGCGCCGCCGTGTACGGCTACGGCGCCGTCGGCCGCACCGCTGCCCAGACCCTCGCGGACCAGGGCGCGCTGGTCGTGGCCGTCAGCGACCAGGGCGGTGGCACCTTCGCCAGCGGCGGCCTGGACCTGGACGCCCTGACCGCGCACCGCGCGCAGACCGGCTCGGTGCAGGGCTTCGGCACCGACATCAGCGCCGACGAGCTGGCGGAACTGGACGTGGACGTCCTGCTGCTCGCCTACGACTACGGCGCCGTGCATGCCGGGAACGCCCACGCCGTACGCGCCGACTACGTGGTCGAGGCCACCAACCGCGCCGTGCTGCCCGAGGCCGAACGCTTCCTGCGCGCCCAGGGCGTCACCGTGATTCCGGACCTCGTCGCCAGCCTGGGCGGCGTGGTCGTGAACTACCTCGAATGGGTGCAGGACGCCAGCAACTTCTTCTGGACCGAGGACGAGATCGAGCGCGCCATCGACCAGCGCGTGAACGCCGCCGTGGACGAGGTCATGGCCTTCGCGGATACCCGCCGGGTCGACCTGCGCACCGCGTCCTACGCCGTGGCGCTCAACCGGCTGAACAACGCGACCGTGATGCGTGGGGTGTATCCGTGACCACCAGGTTCCCGGCGCGTAGGGACAACAAGCGCCAACGCGCGGGCCGCCAGACCGGCGAAGTCCTGCACCTCGACCCGATTCCCTCTCCCATCCAAGGAGTTTCCCGATGACCGCCACGCACGACCCGTCCTCCCCGGCGCCCGCTCCGGCGCGCGCGCACGCCATTCCCAGCTACCTCGACCCGAACAACATCGGGCCGTATGAGATCTTCCTCGAGCAGGTCGAGCGCGTCACGCCGTACCTGGGCAAGCTGGCCTTCTGGGTCGAGACCCTCAAGAGGCCCAAGCGCATTCTGGTCGTGGATATCCCGGTGCACCTCGACGACGGCTCGGTGGCGCACTTCGAGGGCTACCGCGTGCAGCACAACACGTCGCGCGGCCCCGCCAAGGGCGGCGTGCGCTTCCACCAGGACGTGACGCTGTCGGAGGTCATGGCCCTCTCGGCGTGGATGACCATCAAGAACGCCGCCGTGAACCTGCCGTACGGCGGCGGCAAGGGCGGCATCCGCCTCGACCCGCGGCAGTACTCCACCGGGGAACTCGAACGCATCACGCGGCGCTACACCAGCGAGATCGGCCTGATCATCGGGCCGGACAAGGATATTCCTGCTCCCGACGTGAACACCGGCCCGCAGACCATGGCGTGGATGATGGACACGTACTCCATGAACGTGGGCCGCACCGCCACGGGCGTCGTGACCGGCAAACCCGTCAGCCTGGGCGGCTCGCTGGGCCGTTCGGACGCCACCGGGCGCGGCGTGTTCGTGACGGGCGCGCAGGCCATGCAGAAACTCGGCCTGCCCATGCAGGGCGCGCGCATCGCCGTGCAGGGCTTCGGGAACGTCGGTGAGGCCGCCGCCCGCATCTTCCATGAACACGGCGCGCGGATCGTCGCCATCCAGGACGTCACCGGCACCATCCACAGCGAGGCCGGCATCGACCCCGCCGCCGCCCTGGCGCACCTGCGCGCCACCGGCCGGATTGTGGGTCTGCCCGGCAGCGAGGAGATCGCCGCCGCCGACTTCTGGGGCGTGGACTGCGACGTCCTGATCCCCGCCGCGCTGGAAAAACAGATCACCCTCCAGAACGCGGACCGGATCAGGGCCCGGCTGATCGTCGAGGGCGCCAACGGCCCCACCATTCCCGCCGCCGACGACCTGCTGGCCGACAAGGGCATCACCGTGGTGCCGGACGTCCTCGCCAACGCGGGCGGCGTGACCGTCAGCTACTTCGAGTGGGTACAGGACTTCAGCTCGTTCTTCTGGACGGAAGACGAGATCAACCAGCGCCTCGACCGCATCATGCGCGACGCATTCCAGAGCCTGTGGGACGTCAAGGAACGCCACGGCGTGACCCTCCGCACCGCCGTGTACATCGTCGCGTGCACGCGGGTGCTGGAGGCGCGGGCGCTGCGCGGCCTGTACCCCTAACCCGAGTCGGGCGGCGTGACCGGGACCTGGCCGCACTGGGCAGGGCGCGCTGCCGAGGAACGCCCGCACCACAACGCCGGGGGCGGGGAGCAGAGGATTCAGGCTCTCCGCCCCCGGCGTTGTGGCCAGCGACCGGCGCCGGGGCCTCCATTCCTGATCCGGATATCACCGGCCGGGCTGCATTGTGTCGGTCAGAAGGGGGAGGTGGCAGAGCAACCGCAGTGCGCGCGGCGTGACAGTCGACAGCAGATCTCGCCGCCCCGGCCTTCCCTGGCCGCCGGCTGACCTCCTCAGGGAAAGGATTGCCCATGTCCAGAACCGCTGTTCTTGCCGGACTCAGCCTGCTCCTGGCCGCCTGCACCTCGACCCCGCCCGTGGAGGCCACGTACTACCGCCTTCAGCTGAAGGGCAACCTGAAGTACCTCGACGCTGACCACTGCACCACGACCCTGGCCCTCAATCCCGGCTCGACATACGCCGACGGCGCCTGTCAGCTGTGGACCCTCGTGGACGTGGGAGGCGGGTACGCCCGCGTGCAGCTCAAGAGCAGCGGCGAGTACCTCGACGCGCCGGGTTGCGCGAGCCCCGTGGTCGTGGGTGCCAGGTCCACGGTCCAGGACGGCGCGTGTCAGGAATGGCGGCTGGTGCCCGACACGGACGGCTGGTCACGCCTTCAGCTCAAATCCACCGGGCAGTATCTCGATGCGGCCCAGTGCGCCGGGCCGATCGGCCTGGACACCGCCTCGGCGTATCTGAACGGCGCGTGTCAGCTCTGGAAACTGGTGCCGGTGTCCCCAGGCTGAGCGACACCTCACAGCGGGAACCACAAGAGTTGACAGGGCATGCCCTTTAACTCTTGTGGGGCGAGCAGAGAGAGTGACCGCTGTCAGTACAGCTTGTCCAGCACGTCGTCCTTCATCACGAAGGAGTTCTCCTTGGCGGGGAACTGCCGGGCGCGCACCTCGGCGGCGTAGGCGGCGATGGCCTCGCGCGACAGCTTCCCGATCTCGGCGTAGCGCTTGGCGATCTTCTTGTCCTCGCCCTCGTACATGCCGAGCAGGTCGTGCGTGACCAGCACCTGTCCGTCGCAGTTTACGCCCGCCCCGATGCCGATGGTCGGAACGGCCAGCCGCTCCGAGATCAGCCGCGCCAGCCGCGCGGGAATCGCCTCCAGCACCACCGCGAAGGCTCCCGCGCGTTCCAGCGCCACGGCGCCCTCCAGCGTCCGGCGGGCCGTGTCGTCGTCCTTGCCCTGCACGCGCAGGCCGCCCTGGGCCGTCGCGGTCTGCGGCATCAGGCCCACGTGACCCATCACGGGAATGCCGTTGCGGGTCAGGGTGTCCACGACCTGCAGGATCTCGGTGGTCGCGCCCTCCATCTTCACGGCGTCCGCGCCGGTTTCCTGAATCACCTTCACGGCGTTGCGCATGGCGTCCTGTGTGCCCGTGTGGTACGTCCCGAATGGCAGGTCCACCACCATGAAGGTGTCCGGCGCTCCCCGCCGCACCGCCCGCGCGTGGTGGATCATGTCGCCCAGCGTGACCGGGGCGGTGCTGTCGTAGCCCAGCACCACGTTCCCCAGCGAGTCGCCCACCAGGATCACGTCGACGTCCGCCGCCTGCGCGTGCTTCCCGCCAGGGTAGTCGTAGGCAGTGACCATCACCAGCGGCTGTTCGGAGCCCTGCAACTCCGGGATGCTGCGTTTCATGCAGGGAGGGTAGCAGAGGGGCAGGGGAGACCCCGGCGCACTACCGGTTCAGTCCTCCGCCACGTCCGTGAGGTCCATCGCGCGCAGTTCCGGGGCGAGGGCGGCGGTCACGCCCACCACGATCAACGTCACGATGCCGCCCAGCCACACGCTGCGGGTGGTGCCCAGCAGCTTCGCGGCGACGCCGCTCTCGAAGGCGCCGAGTTCGTTGCTGGCGCCGATGAACATGCCGCTCACGGCGTTCACGCGCCCGCGCATGTGGTCGGGCGCCTTGAGTTGCAGGGTGGCGCTGCGGATGACCATGCTGATGCCGTCGAACACGCCCGCGAAGATCAGGGCGGCCACGCTGAGGTAGAAGTTCCTCGACAGGCCGAACACGATCATGCACACGCCGAAGCCCGCGACGACGCTTAGGAGGATGCGGCCCGCTCCCTTGCCGGGCGGGTGCCGGGTGGCGTAGAGCATCACCAGCAGCGCGCCGATGCTGGGCGCGGCGACCAGCACGCCCAGCCCCTTCGGGCCGACCGCCAGGATGTCTGACGCGAAGATGGGCAGCAGGGCGACCGCGCCGCCGAACAGCACGGAGAACAGGTCGAGCGCCATGCTGCCGACCAGCACCTGCCGCTGCATGACGAAGGCCAGCCCGGCCTTGACACTGTCCCAGATGGGTTCGCCGGGTGTGAACGCGGGGCGGGGCTTGGGTTTGACGTACAGCACGCAGCCCAGCGACACGACGAACAGCACGAACGCGAAGGCGTACGCACCGGCCGGGCCGACCGACGCGTACAGCACGCCGCCCACCGCCGGCCCGGCGATCCCGGCAGCCTGCCACGCGCTCGACCGCCACGCGCTGGCGCGCAGCAGCAGGTCGCGCGGCACGACCTGTGCCTGAAACGCGGGCAGCGCCGGGTCGGAAAAGCCGCGCGCCACGCCCAGCGTGAAGATCAGGGCCAGGATCGGCAGCGTACCGCCCACCAGAGCGTGCGGGGCGTACAGCGCGAAGCACCCGGCGCACACGACCTCCACGGTGATGGTCGCCAGCAGGATGCGGCGCCGGTCGTTGCGGTCCGCGACCACGCCGCCCAGCAGCGCGAGGCTCAGCGCAGGAATCGCCTCGACCAGCCCCAGGATGCCGAGGGTAAGGGGATTTTTGGTGATCTGGTACAGCTGGTACGCGACCGTCAGGGCGACGGCGCGGCCCGCCAGGGTGCTGGTCACGGCGGCCAGCAGCATGGCGCGGAATTCCGGGAGCTGGAGAACGGACGTGCTGGTCGCCGGCAGGGCGGCGGATTCGGGCGGCGCACTCACCGGCGCAGTCTAGACCCGGCCGCGCCGCGGAGCGTCTTCAGGCGCCCTTGATGACCTCGCCCCAGCGGCCCAGCAGCAGGTAGATAATCCAGCCGGTCACGGCGACGTACAGCCACACCGGCACGGTCCAGCGCACCCACGCGCGGTGCCGGTTGAAGTACACGCGCGCGCCCGGCGCGTCGATGTTGCCGAGGTTCCCCGCCGCCTTCAGCCCCCGGTACGCGTTAAACAGAGCGCCCAGCGCGAGCGGCAGGTTCGCGGCGGCCAGGATGATGTGGCTGATCAGCAGCGCGATATATGCGCCGTGGTTGGGCCCGACGTACTTCTTCTCGTAGCCCAGGCCCAGGCGCGTCAGGTACAGCACCAGGAACAGCGTGGCGAGGCTGGACGCGACGATCATCGCCCGCATGTGCGCCTCGCGGTTGCGGTGGCGGATGAAGTACACCCCGACGAGCAGGGCCACCCCGCTCAGGACGATGGTGATGACTGACCACTGGTTGATCGTTTCCGCCATGACCCGCGCAGTCTAGGGGGTGCGCGTCGGGTCAGGTGTCCGGGCGCTGTGGGGACAATTCTCCGGCGGGTGGCGTGCATACAATGCCCGTGGACTTCGCCGCTCGTGGCCGGCGAAGGCAAAAGGCGGTGGAGGAGTGAGTGGAACGCTGACGGCTGCCCGCGCGGGTGCGGGCGTGTGGCTGCCCCGGCTGGCGTGGGCGGCGCTGGCCTACAACGTGCTGGTGATCCTGTGGGGGGCCGTGGTGCGCCTGACCACCTCGGGCGCCGGCTGTGGCGCGCACTGGCCGCTGTGCAACGGAGTGGTGCTGCCCCCCAGTCCGACCCTGCACACGGTCATCGAGTTCAGTCACCGGCTGACCAGTGGCGCGAGCGGGCTGCTGGCCATTGCCCTGGTCGTGCTGGCCTTCCGCGTGACCCCGAAGGGCCACCCGGCGCGGCTGGGCGCGGCCCTGAGCCTGGGCCTGATCGTGCTGGAGGGGCTGGTGGGCGGCGTGCAGGTGCTGCTGGGCCTGACCGCGACCTCCACCGACCCGGCGCGCGGCTTCGTGCAGGGGGTACACCTGGCGAACACCTTCGCGCTGCTGGGCGCGCTGCTGCTCACGGCGCTGTGGGCGTCGGGGGCGCCGGCCGTACGGCTGCGCAGGCAGGGCCGGGCGGGCACGCTGGGCTACGTGGCCCTGGCGCTGCTGCTGCTGCTGGGCATGGCGGGCGCCGTGACCGCGCTGGGCGACCTGCTGTTCCTGCCCGCCGACGGCACGCCCATCGACACCGTGAAGCATGACTACGCGGCCACGGCGAACGTGCTCCAGAACCTGCGCGTGATCCACCCCATGCTGGCGATCGTGGTGAGCGCGTTTCTGGTGTGGCTGGCTGCCTGGTTCCGGCGCGAGCGCCCCTCGCCGGGCGTGGAGCGCTGGAGCGTGGCCGTGTGGGGACTGATCGCCGCGCAGCTCGTGCTGGGCTTCCTGAACGTGGCGCTGCGCGCTCCGGCGTGGCTGCAGCTCTCGCACCTCGCGCTGGCGTGCGCGCTGTGGCTGGCCACGCTGACCCTGGTGTACTTCGCGCTCACGGCGCTGACCGTGCAGGGCGCGCCGCGCACCGTCGCCGGCCGGGTGGGCGCATGACCGCCTCCGACCACGTCACGCGCTCTGATACGGTGACGGGCATGTCGTCCGCCACGCCCGTCCGCGCCACCTGGCGGGACTACTTGGCGCTCACCAAGCCCAAGGTGATCAGCCTGCTGCTGTGGACGACCGTCACCGCCATGGTGATGGCCGCGCGCGGCTGGCCGGGCCTGTGGCTGCTGGTCGTGGTCAGCGTGGCCGGATACATGTCGGCCGGGTCGGCGGGCGTGTTCAACATGATCATCGACCGCGACATCGACCTGAAGATGGCGCGTACCGCCAAGCGGCCCACCTCCAGCGGGCTGATCTCCACCCGCGACGCGGCCGTGTTCGGCGCGGCGCTGCAGGTGCTGTCCTTCGTGGCGCTGTGGGTGTGGGCCACGCCGCTGGCCGCATGGATGAGCCTGGCGGGGTTCGTGACCTACGTGGGGCTGTACACCGCCCTGCTCAAGCGCCGCACGTGGCACAACATCGTGCTGGGCGGCGCGGCCGGGTGCTTCCCGCCGCTGGTCGGCTGGGCGGCCGTGACCGGCGACCTGAACCTGTTCGCGTGGTTCCTGTTCGCGGTGATCTTCTTCTGGACACCGGTGCACTTCTGGGCGCTGGCCCTGATGATCAAGGAGGAGTACCGCGAGGTCGGCATTCCCATGCTGCCAGTCGTGCACGGCGAGAAGCTGACGGTCGCGCAGATCGGGCTGTACGCCATCTACACGGTGGTGCTCTCAGTGATGCCGGTGTTCTTCCACGAGGTGGGCGCGCTGTACTTCGTGCTGGCCACCGCGCTGGGAGCGTGGCTGCTGGTGCTGTCGTGGCGGCTGTACCGGCACGTCGCGTCGGGCCAGGTGGTCGAGCGCCGCGTGGCGGTGCCGCTGTACCTGTATTCGATGCTGTATCTGGCGCTGCTGTTCGTGGCCGGCGCCGCCGACCGCACCCTGTTCGCGCACCTCGGCTGAACCGGGCGGATGGGCCGCGGGCAGGACACTTTACCCGGGACTCATGGTGTTCCATGGCGGGTATGCCTGACCGAACGGTCGAGACGGAGCGCTGGAACGCGCGGCCGGACCGGGTGAACGCCGCACCCCCGGCGTCCGGACGCACTAAACTGCAGGGCAGAGGAAAGGAGTGATCTTGAACACCACCCAAGACCGCCACCGCGGCACCCGGAGGCACGTCGGCCGGACGGGCGCCCTGGCCGCCGCACTGGGCATGGCGCTGCTCAGCGGTTGCCAGCAGGTTCGGCAGAGCATCTCGATCGGCGACATGTCGTCCGCCTACAACCGTGAGATCTGGTGGATGAGCCTGTGGGCCATCGCGCTGTCGATCATCATCTTCGTCGGCGTGTCGTACGCGCTG
The genomic region above belongs to Deinococcus metalli and contains:
- a CDS encoding heme o synthase — its product is MSSATPVRATWRDYLALTKPKVISLLLWTTVTAMVMAARGWPGLWLLVVVSVAGYMSAGSAGVFNMIIDRDIDLKMARTAKRPTSSGLISTRDAAVFGAALQVLSFVALWVWATPLAAWMSLAGFVTYVGLYTALLKRRTWHNIVLGGAAGCFPPLVGWAAVTGDLNLFAWFLFAVIFFWTPVHFWALALMIKEEYREVGIPMLPVVHGEKLTVAQIGLYAIYTVVLSVMPVFFHEVGALYFVLATALGAWLLVLSWRLYRHVASGQVVERRVAVPLYLYSMLYLALLFVAGAADRTLFAHLG